Proteins found in one Chondrinema litorale genomic segment:
- a CDS encoding copper-translocating P-type ATPase, whose protein sequence is MEHQQHIANKNHHGHHDHHNHHAHMIADFKKRFWISLVITFPIIVLAPMIQNLVGFELGFKGDRSIQFILSSVIFFYGGWPFLKGMVEEIKKRSPGMMTLIALAISVAYFYSSAVVFGLNGKIFFWELASLIVIMLLGHWIEMKSVMGASNALQELAKMMPSIARRIKEDGVYEDVPIADIKSNEMILIRPGEKVPADGIVVKGESHVNESMLTGESKPVIKHKDDQVIGGSVNEHGSLKVKVKHTGEDSYLSKVIGMVKEAQETKSKTQNLADKAAAWLFYLALGAGLTTLVVWLSMGKDFDYALERMVTVMIISCPHALGLAIPLVVAISTSISAKNGLLIRNRTAFENARKITAIIFDKTGTLTKGEFGVTRYKSISNSHSDNELLQIAASIENSSEHPIAAGIVRKAKEKDLTLGAVEHFQNITGKGIKARFKDREIKIVSPGMLKELGVEAPSDAFKSDDETVVFVLIDSSLIGYIALADEIREESLVAINTLKERGIKVFMATGDNQRVAKAVSDQLSLDNFYAEVLPEDKQRIIKEHQQNGYFVAMTGDGVNDAPALAQANVGIAVGSGTDVAAETADIVLVNSNPQDITNLILFGRATYKKMMQNLWWSAGYNIVAVPLAAGILASVGILLSPAIGAVLMSLSTVIVALNAQLLKRQIKK, encoded by the coding sequence ATAAAAATCATCATGGGCATCATGATCACCATAATCATCATGCTCATATGATTGCAGATTTCAAGAAACGATTCTGGATATCACTGGTGATTACTTTCCCCATCATTGTGCTTGCACCAATGATTCAGAATTTGGTTGGTTTTGAACTGGGTTTTAAAGGTGATCGGTCCATTCAGTTTATACTCTCTTCTGTAATTTTCTTTTATGGAGGATGGCCATTTCTAAAAGGAATGGTGGAGGAAATAAAGAAAAGATCTCCTGGTATGATGACTTTAATAGCTTTGGCAATTTCAGTTGCTTATTTCTATAGTTCGGCTGTTGTCTTTGGCCTCAATGGTAAAATTTTCTTCTGGGAACTTGCTAGTTTAATTGTTATCATGCTATTAGGTCATTGGATAGAAATGAAGTCAGTGATGGGAGCCTCTAATGCATTACAGGAATTGGCCAAGATGATGCCATCTATAGCCCGTAGAATCAAAGAAGATGGAGTGTATGAGGATGTTCCTATAGCAGATATAAAAAGTAATGAAATGATTCTGATAAGACCTGGAGAAAAAGTGCCTGCTGATGGAATTGTTGTAAAAGGTGAAAGTCATGTAAATGAATCTATGTTAACAGGAGAATCAAAACCTGTGATTAAACATAAAGATGATCAAGTAATCGGGGGTTCAGTAAATGAGCATGGGTCACTAAAAGTCAAGGTAAAACATACAGGTGAGGATTCTTACCTATCTAAAGTGATTGGTATGGTGAAAGAAGCCCAGGAAACTAAATCAAAAACCCAAAATTTGGCTGATAAAGCAGCAGCATGGTTATTCTATTTGGCCTTGGGCGCTGGACTAACAACGCTGGTAGTGTGGTTGAGTATGGGAAAAGACTTTGATTATGCATTAGAGCGTATGGTGACTGTTATGATTATATCTTGTCCCCATGCATTGGGTCTAGCGATTCCTTTGGTTGTAGCCATATCTACCTCAATATCGGCAAAAAATGGATTGTTAATACGAAATAGAACTGCTTTTGAAAATGCTCGTAAAATTACGGCAATCATTTTTGATAAAACAGGAACTTTAACAAAAGGTGAATTTGGAGTTACCCGCTATAAAAGTATTTCTAATTCACATTCAGATAATGAGTTGCTTCAAATAGCAGCATCTATAGAAAATAGTTCAGAACACCCTATTGCAGCGGGTATTGTTAGGAAAGCAAAAGAAAAAGATTTGACTTTAGGCGCAGTTGAACATTTCCAAAATATCACAGGAAAAGGCATAAAAGCAAGATTTAAAGATCGAGAAATTAAAATAGTAAGTCCAGGAATGCTTAAAGAGCTAGGAGTTGAAGCTCCATCTGATGCTTTTAAATCTGATGATGAAACAGTCGTATTTGTTTTGATTGACAGTTCGCTTATTGGTTATATTGCTCTTGCCGATGAAATACGTGAAGAATCTTTGGTGGCTATCAATACACTCAAAGAAAGAGGTATAAAAGTATTTATGGCTACTGGTGATAATCAAAGAGTTGCAAAAGCGGTAAGTGATCAACTATCACTAGACAACTTCTATGCAGAAGTTTTACCAGAAGACAAGCAGCGCATTATAAAAGAACATCAACAAAATGGATATTTCGTAGCAATGACAGGAGATGGGGTCAATGATGCACCAGCTCTTGCACAAGCTAATGTAGGTATTGCTGTTGGTTCAGGAACAGATGTAGCTGCAGAAACTGCAGATATAGTGCTTGTTAATAGCAATCCCCAAGATATAACCAATCTTATTTTATTTGGGCGGGCAACTTATAAAAAAATGATGCAAAACTTATGGTGGTCAGCAGGCTACAATATTGTAGCAGTACCATTAGCAGCGGGTATTTTGGCAAGTGTAGGAATTCTTTTAAGTCCAGCAATAGGAGCTGTTTTAATGAGTCTAAGTACTGTAATAGTCGCTTTAAATGCACAATTGTTAAAAAGGCAAATTAAAAAATAA